Proteins from one Panicum virgatum strain AP13 chromosome 7K, P.virgatum_v5, whole genome shotgun sequence genomic window:
- the LOC120639966 gene encoding uncharacterized protein LOC120639966 has translation METIHAKMDGFSTAKMIETQLTQVAAAMPPAMENIKAIITRGGKTTQDPPSPNHDDRKKASPVAEEPSREDEPEKQVNINVPLMDAMEVPTYTRYLKDIINNKRSLPITEVIKLTEACSAAILQQLPEKKKDTGCPTIRCSIGAQSFDKALCDLDASVSVMPKTVFDQLNYSVLTPTHMQLQLVDSSLRHPEGIAKDVPLRVQNCFVLVDFVVLDMDNQKETTLILGWPFLNTADAHIDVGVGEI, from the exons atggagaccatccatgctaAGATGGACGGCTTCTCCACTGCCAAGATGATTGAGACTCAACTCACTCAAGTGGCTGCCGCCATGCCCCCTGCTATGGAGAACATTAAGGCGATAATAACAAGAGGAGGTAAAACCACTCAAGATCCGCCTTCTCCTAACCATGACGACAGGAAGAAGGCAAGCCCGGTGGCAGAAGAACCATCTCGAGAGGATGAACCCGAgaag CAAGTGAACATCAATGTGCCTTTGATGGATGCGATGGAGGTCCCAACCTACACTCGCTACCTCAAGGACATAATCAACAACAAGCGGTCATTGCCAATTACTGAAGTAATCAAGCTTACTGAGGCATGCAGTGCAGCTATACTTCAACAATTGCCCGAGAAGAAAAAGGATACAGGGTGCCCCACTATCAGATGTTCGATAGGGGCACAGAGCTTCGACAAAGCCTTATGTGATCTGGATGCCAGTGTCAGTGTGATGCCTAAGACAGTCTTTGATCAGCTCAACTACTCAGTGTTAACTCCAACACATATGCAGTTGCAGTTGGTTGACTCCTCGCTACGACATCCAGAGGGAATTGCTAAGGATGTTCCACTGAGGGTGCAGAATTGTTTTGTCCTAGTTGACTTTGTGGTACTTGATATGGATAATCAGAAGGAAACCACCCTCATTCTAGGATGGCCATTCCTCAATACAGCAGATGCGCACATCGATGTTGGGGTGGGAGAAATCTGA
- the LOC120642924 gene encoding two-component response regulator ORR42-like, translating into MASKKQGSATRALLVEDIKVDCVILLRMLRKLNCEATVAHNGKEAVDLFLEGKTFDIVFFDKDMPLMTGPEAVTKIRSMGATDVKMVGVSADYGGMEAFMRAGADMFVPKPMKLETLDSMLQEVIGKKNTSG; encoded by the exons ATGGCATCCAAGAAGCAAGGGTCTGCTACAAGGGCACTACTCGTGGAGGATATCAAAGTTGACTGTGTAATTCTCTTGCGTATGTTGCGCAAACTTAACTGCGAAGCTACTGTTGCTCATAATGGCAAAGAAGCTGTTGACCTTTTCCTTGAAGGGAAAACATTTGACATTGTTTTCTTTGATAAGGATATGCCATTGATGACTGGTCCTGAG GCTGTGACCAAGATTCGTTCCATGGGAGCTACTGATGTGAAGATGGTTGGAGTCTCAGCAGATTACGGTGGCATGGAGGCATTCATGCGTGCTGGTGCTGATATGTTTGTCCCCAAACCCATGAAGCTTGAGACCCTCGATTCTATGCTCCAGGAGGTCATTGGCAAGAAGAACACGAGTGGCTAG